The following are from one region of the Coffea eugenioides isolate CCC68of chromosome 2, Ceug_1.0, whole genome shotgun sequence genome:
- the LOC113760273 gene encoding RNA-binding protein 7-like, whose protein sequence is MADNCRCTVYIGNLDERVKERVLYDILIQAGPVVNLNIPRHKETDKLRGFAFAEYVTEEAAEYAVKLFSGLVTLFNRTLKFSISGQYQDKPSIKSQPTLTSSPNLKSPRLPTVYYQEKYLGKSSLVNNKVMQVGVSPNPMMLPTSCRFQEHQVSYNRPNFCDTKNYKLSNGCRPLYNNFDCGGRVYKAALPKSISCSRLGRYGAEKSSRYYAPY, encoded by the coding sequence ATGGCTGACAACTGTAGATGCACTGTTTACATAGGAAATCTAGACGAAAGGGTGAAGGAAAGGGTACTGTATGATATCCTCATTCAAGCAGGGCCAGTGGTGAACTTGAATATTCCTCGGCATAAAGAAACTGATAAGCTGAGAGGTTTTGCCTTTGCAGAATATGTAACAGAAGAAGCAGCTGAATATGCTGTTAAACTTTTTTCTGGCCTCGTAACTCTCTTCAACAGAACATTAAAATTCTCAATTTCTGGGCAGTACCAAGACAAGCCCTCAATCAAATCACAGCCCACGTTAACTTCCTCTCCCAATCTCAAATCGCCGAGGCTTCCGACAGTTTATTACCAAGAAAAATACTTGGGTAAATCTAGTCTTGTAAATAATAAAGTCATGCAGGTAGGGGTTTCTCCAAACCCAATGATGTTACCGACATCATGCAGGTTTCAAGAGCACCAGGTAAGTTACAATAGACCCAATTTTTGTGACACCAAGAATTATAAGCTCTCGAATGGATGTAGGCCACTTTACAATAATTTTGATTGTGGTGGAAGAGTTTACAAGGCGGCATTGCCAAAAAGTATTTCTTGCTCTAGGTTAGGTCGGTATGGTGCGGAAAAATCTTCCAGGTATTATGCCCCTTATTGA